One Candidatus Zixiibacteriota bacterium genomic window carries:
- a CDS encoding tetratricopeptide repeat protein, with translation MPRFLTATLLSALLLAALGCSESPQEKKQRLFDEVIAAANACDFPAAQKSLQGLTDLEPTAPSARFASGYILERQLQHYDALGVYVALTNTFPSFTDAHAGAWRLYTRLGLLPEALREAEALRELLPHDAEAAVILALALIDSNLPRRAHPFLDSAAAEGADPARVAMIRARAFIAADQPNAADSAYEAALVGAGSSPEVYLQAASYLETAGLIDSAVTLSRKAVDLSRGDVPTLQQHFELAVRHNYFAEADRVLARLRGAKIPETVVSMLEAFRYDAARRAMPAGEAIDRVIGLGGGQLSMRMYESAIKTKYSNEIVLLHNIQTVSTFLINEGYDREFQEAVFYLLALQAADWLRGKEALVQWEQIRPMYWSRPHIAARHAWALFESGQFDIFATEVEQIHRLHSSQPEWLAELGDVYADIILHQYDTAAALYERALELNPWHRPAFTGWVGMLRRLDRFDEAAKLFDRYPHFPERFPALAMLEGICLAEAGQPERGLEVYLMNAPQNLGDEAMFQNFFEVLTFRAYREPMRRAAEWIMETGAEHPHILALAAQLRLELGDYPGAIAAADAALKVLPDLLDAKAYRARALCGTGDVDGAIATLRANLDRDQFHVPSTYWLSRILAEQGREPAQAQDFARRALFDSNQGIREWLNLSYVYQVTGRYDLARGEAIKMTRSFAGEPGPLFRLGMALYLENKPDEARLRLQEAIDRGLAGDDLAEARRVLSTLKS, from the coding sequence ATGCCCCGATTCCTCACCGCAACCCTCCTGTCCGCGCTTCTCCTGGCGGCTCTCGGCTGCTCCGAGTCGCCGCAGGAGAAAAAGCAGCGGTTGTTCGACGAGGTGATTGCGGCCGCCAACGCCTGCGATTTCCCGGCGGCGCAGAAATCGCTGCAGGGCCTTACGGATCTCGAGCCCACCGCGCCCTCGGCCCGCTTCGCCTCCGGCTATATTTTGGAGCGCCAGCTCCAGCACTACGATGCGCTCGGCGTCTATGTCGCCCTGACCAACACTTTTCCCTCCTTCACGGACGCTCACGCCGGCGCCTGGCGTCTCTACACCCGGCTCGGACTGCTGCCGGAAGCTCTGCGGGAGGCGGAGGCCCTCCGCGAATTGCTGCCGCATGACGCCGAGGCGGCGGTGATCCTGGCCCTGGCCCTCATCGATAGCAACCTTCCGCGGCGGGCGCACCCGTTTTTGGATTCGGCCGCCGCCGAGGGAGCCGACCCGGCCCGGGTAGCTATGATTCGGGCCCGCGCGTTCATCGCCGCCGACCAGCCCAACGCCGCCGACTCGGCTTATGAGGCCGCCCTGGTCGGAGCCGGATCCTCCCCCGAGGTCTACCTCCAGGCCGCCTCGTACCTGGAAACCGCCGGCCTGATCGACTCGGCCGTCACCCTCAGCCGCAAAGCTGTCGACCTCTCCAGAGGAGACGTCCCGACTCTCCAGCAGCACTTCGAACTGGCCGTTCGGCACAACTACTTCGCCGAGGCCGACCGGGTGCTCGCCCGGCTCCGCGGGGCGAAGATCCCCGAGACCGTGGTCTCGATGCTCGAGGCGTTCCGCTATGATGCCGCCCGCAGAGCCATGCCGGCCGGCGAGGCGATCGACCGGGTCATCGGCCTCGGCGGCGGACAACTGAGCATGCGCATGTACGAGTCGGCGATCAAGACGAAATACTCAAACGAGATCGTCCTCCTCCACAACATCCAGACCGTCTCGACCTTCCTGATCAACGAGGGGTATGACCGGGAATTTCAGGAAGCGGTCTTCTACCTCCTCGCGCTGCAGGCGGCTGACTGGCTCCGCGGCAAAGAGGCGCTCGTGCAGTGGGAGCAGATCCGGCCAATGTACTGGAGCCGCCCCCACATCGCCGCCCGGCACGCCTGGGCGCTGTTCGAATCGGGGCAATTCGACATCTTCGCAACCGAGGTCGAGCAGATTCACCGGCTCCACAGCAGCCAGCCGGAGTGGCTCGCGGAACTCGGCGACGTCTACGCCGACATCATCCTGCACCAGTACGACACCGCGGCCGCCCTGTACGAACGGGCGCTCGAACTCAATCCCTGGCACCGGCCGGCATTCACCGGATGGGTCGGCATGCTCCGCCGGCTTGACCGATTCGACGAAGCCGCGAAGCTGTTCGACCGCTACCCCCACTTCCCCGAGCGCTTCCCCGCCCTCGCCATGCTGGAGGGGATATGCCTGGCGGAAGCCGGGCAGCCCGAGCGCGGGCTCGAGGTGTACCTGATGAATGCCCCGCAGAATCTCGGCGACGAAGCGATGTTCCAGAACTTCTTCGAGGTCCTGACTTTCCGCGCCTACCGCGAGCCGATGCGCCGCGCGGCCGAATGGATCATGGAAACCGGCGCCGAGCACCCCCACATTCTGGCCCTGGCCGCCCAACTGCGACTGGAGCTCGGCGACTATCCGGGGGCAATCGCGGCGGCCGATGCCGCGCTGAAAGTTCTCCCGGACCTGCTGGACGCCAAGGCCTACCGCGCCCGCGCCCTCTGCGGCACGGGCGACGTGGACGGTGCAATCGCCACTCTCCGCGCCAATCTCGACCGCGACCAATTCCATGTCCCCTCGACCTACTGGCTCTCGCGCATCCTGGCCGAGCAGGGGCGCGAACCGGCGCAGGCGCAGGATTTCGCCCGCCGCGCCCTCTTCGACTCCAACCAGGGTATCCGCGAGTGGCTCAACCTCAGCTACGTGTACCAGGTGACCGGCCGGTACGACCTCGCCCGCGGCGAGGCGATCAAGATGACGCGGTCGTTTGCCGGCGAGCCCGGCCCGCTGTTCCGGCTGGGTATGGCGCTCTACCTTGAGAACAAGCCCGACGAGGCCCGGCTGCGACTGCAGGAAGCCATCGACCGGGGACTGGCGGGCGATGATCTCGCCGAGGCGCGCCGCGTGCTCAGCACGCTGAAATCATAG
- a CDS encoding DUF4416 family protein, whose translation MARIQKPPMGRLFVSIIYSSMDALADGLRALERKFGRVQYETVEIACSDRELYREEMGENLQRRLFSFERLFPRDALPEIKGVCHRVEPQFADVVGDFVFRTVNIDPGIITPDQVATASHREFSHRLYLREGVFAQVELIWSHGQFHRLPWTKPDYCEGEAIEFFQRVRESLEAAPEYEQPVSG comes from the coding sequence ATGGCGCGTATACAGAAACCCCCGATGGGGCGGCTCTTCGTCTCGATCATCTACTCCTCCATGGATGCCCTGGCGGACGGGCTGCGGGCTTTGGAACGCAAGTTCGGGCGCGTGCAATACGAAACCGTCGAGATCGCCTGCTCCGACCGCGAACTCTACCGCGAGGAAATGGGCGAGAATCTCCAGCGCCGTCTCTTCTCGTTTGAACGGCTCTTCCCCCGCGACGCGCTTCCGGAGATCAAGGGGGTGTGCCACCGGGTGGAGCCGCAGTTCGCCGACGTCGTCGGCGACTTCGTATTCCGCACCGTCAATATCGATCCGGGCATTATCACCCCCGACCAGGTGGCGACCGCCTCGCACCGCGAGTTCAGCCACCGGCTCTACCTGCGGGAAGGCGTATTCGCGCAGGTCGAGCTGATCTGGTCGCATGGCCAATTCCACCGCCTCCCCTGGACCAAACCGGATTACTGCGAGGGGGAGGCGATCGAGTTCTTCCAGCGCGTCAGAGAGAGCCTCGAGGCGGCGCCGGAGTATGAGCAGCCGGTGAGCGGGTGA
- a CDS encoding T9SS type A sorting domain-containing protein, giving the protein MRNLVKGIVLAVAALLLLWGSASAMVEGVRVSTPDTCWYQRGFIAFPIAIEWTTWTQHPPTAFPDPGPVDFPYRCNDAEYWVHPSHDVLVRPTVTIGYPGLTYCNLPTDLPDSANPFGAPDETMCGFEMTVTFDEDVLQAVNVSNSELLTDDWGWGPVFYEIDNARGIIHIASASADCEDITGLDDPTTLIWIGFYINGSPGENADLMVEEFTYNETDPYYVFIDNEQYYQDVDEGIPGSEQVYLGNQSIGDFLVCEFLSASGQVLYMANGVPICGADVTLYYHPDTTLVIAPVIDNLTYETQCVIPCEDDCRGSYYIPGITGGYDYSLGAWHDDEDAYPIAITAFDASLILRHIVGAFEFREPFHYIAADVSGSCEVSSMDASLILQYLVGEFDYFPKKADEETNWLFVTDYFTKSDPYLCPEEQYWFEPMEDNHPGHNFWAVVLGDVSGNWGVGMTIPPAKESGSPVAVRLIGEADGLATYELSVPGEPAFAFDFAVEASTRLVSVSPGEDWITQIAEQAESRHVVAAGVSATTVLGTVEVAADRETLQLRRLVVNETNYGTVTVALKGEPTAPRSFALHEAYPNPFNPATTIGFALPQACQVTLTVYDILGREVKILASGAMDAGEHNVTWDGTDRSGRTVATGVYLYRLTADGFTQCRKMMLLK; this is encoded by the coding sequence ATGAGAAACTTGGTTAAGGGAATCGTTCTTGCCGTCGCCGCCCTGCTGCTGCTGTGGGGCAGCGCCTCGGCGATGGTGGAGGGCGTGCGCGTGTCGACGCCGGACACCTGCTGGTACCAGCGGGGGTTCATCGCCTTCCCGATCGCGATCGAATGGACGACCTGGACGCAGCACCCGCCGACCGCGTTCCCGGACCCGGGCCCGGTCGATTTTCCCTACCGCTGCAACGACGCCGAGTACTGGGTGCATCCGTCGCACGACGTGCTCGTGCGGCCGACCGTGACCATCGGCTATCCCGGTCTGACGTACTGCAACCTGCCGACGGATCTTCCCGATTCCGCCAATCCGTTCGGCGCTCCGGACGAGACGATGTGCGGTTTCGAGATGACGGTGACGTTTGACGAGGACGTCCTCCAGGCCGTCAATGTGTCCAACAGCGAGTTGCTCACCGACGACTGGGGCTGGGGACCGGTGTTCTACGAGATCGACAACGCGCGCGGCATCATCCACATCGCCTCGGCCTCGGCCGACTGCGAGGACATCACCGGCCTCGACGATCCGACGACGCTCATCTGGATCGGTTTCTACATCAACGGGAGCCCCGGCGAAAATGCCGATCTCATGGTCGAGGAATTCACGTACAACGAGACCGATCCTTACTACGTGTTCATCGATAATGAGCAGTATTACCAGGACGTGGACGAGGGCATCCCCGGGTCTGAGCAGGTGTACCTCGGGAACCAGTCGATCGGCGACTTCCTCGTCTGCGAGTTCCTGAGCGCCTCGGGCCAGGTGCTCTACATGGCCAACGGCGTGCCGATCTGCGGTGCGGACGTCACGCTCTACTACCATCCGGACACCACGCTCGTGATCGCGCCGGTCATCGACAACCTGACCTACGAGACCCAGTGCGTGATCCCGTGCGAGGATGACTGCCGGGGGTCGTACTACATTCCGGGCATCACCGGCGGCTACGACTACTCGCTCGGGGCGTGGCACGACGACGAGGATGCGTACCCGATCGCCATCACGGCCTTCGACGCCTCGCTCATCCTCCGGCACATCGTCGGCGCCTTCGAGTTCCGCGAGCCGTTCCACTACATTGCCGCCGACGTGTCGGGCAGCTGCGAAGTGAGCAGCATGGATGCCTCGCTGATCCTCCAGTACCTCGTGGGCGAGTTTGACTACTTCCCCAAGAAGGCGGACGAGGAGACTAACTGGCTGTTCGTCACCGACTACTTCACCAAGTCCGATCCGTACCTCTGTCCCGAGGAGCAGTACTGGTTCGAGCCGATGGAGGACAACCACCCGGGGCACAACTTCTGGGCGGTGGTTCTGGGGGATGTGTCGGGCAACTGGGGTGTCGGGATGACGATCCCGCCGGCGAAGGAGAGCGGTTCGCCGGTGGCGGTCCGACTGATCGGCGAGGCCGACGGCTTGGCGACGTACGAGCTGTCGGTGCCGGGTGAGCCGGCCTTTGCGTTCGATTTCGCGGTCGAGGCCTCGACCCGGCTTGTCTCTGTCTCTCCGGGCGAGGACTGGATCACCCAGATCGCCGAGCAGGCGGAGAGCCGCCACGTCGTCGCGGCCGGCGTCTCCGCGACCACAGTGCTCGGCACGGTGGAAGTGGCGGCCGACAGGGAGACGCTGCAGTTGCGGCGCCTGGTGGTGAACGAAACGAACTACGGCACGGTGACGGTGGCGCTCAAGGGCGAGCCGACCGCGCCCCGTTCGTTCGCGTTGCACGAGGCCTACCCGAACCCGTTCAACCCGGCCACGACGATCGGGTTCGCGCTGCCGCAGGCGTGCCAGGTGACGCTGACGGTGTACGACATCCTGGGCCGCGAGGTGAAAATCCTCGCCAGCGGCGCCATGGATGCCGGCGAACACAATGTCACGTGGGACGGCACGGATCGCTCGGGCCGGACGGTCGCGACGGGTGTCTACCTGTACCGGCTGACGGCGGACGGTTTCACGCAGTGCCGCAAGATGATGCTTCTGAAGTAA
- a CDS encoding T9SS type A sorting domain-containing protein, producing the protein MHKRLTFLPVLLLAAGVSGVQGEVNGTLVCDELADTLLGVSAILWSISDFAEPVYSLEIEACFDPACVRIRDVDYTASLVAGWGEQFVDRLDADAGTFALAVAGTLPLAADSGTVFRLTLAKAAGLPPPVPVGRVTRFRINETSLVSTPPGGGETPRGYDLAQNYPNPFNPGTTIRFALGRAEAPVVSIYNQLGQVVRRDHLGPLPPGPHVYVWDGTDERGRPVAGGVYLYRLETANFTRSKKMILVK; encoded by the coding sequence ATGCATAAACGACTCACCTTCTTACCGGTGCTGCTGCTTGCGGCGGGTGTGTCGGGTGTTCAGGGCGAGGTGAACGGCACCTTGGTGTGCGACGAGCTGGCCGATACGCTCCTGGGCGTATCAGCAATTCTCTGGTCTATCAGCGACTTTGCCGAACCGGTGTACAGCCTGGAAATTGAGGCCTGTTTCGATCCCGCCTGCGTGCGGATCCGCGACGTGGACTATACCGCGTCACTGGTGGCGGGGTGGGGGGAGCAGTTTGTGGATCGCCTGGATGCCGATGCCGGCACCTTCGCCCTGGCGGTCGCCGGCACCCTCCCCCTGGCGGCCGATTCGGGTACGGTGTTTCGCCTGACGCTGGCTAAGGCGGCCGGGTTGCCGCCGCCCGTGCCCGTCGGCCGGGTCACTCGTTTTCGCATCAACGAGACCTCGCTGGTCTCGACGCCGCCCGGCGGGGGAGAGACGCCCCGCGGGTACGACCTCGCGCAGAACTACCCGAACCCGTTCAACCCGGGCACGACCATACGCTTCGCGCTCGGGCGGGCGGAGGCGCCGGTGGTTTCCATATACAATCAACTCGGCCAGGTAGTGCGCCGCGATCACCTCGGGCCGCTCCCGCCCGGACCGCATGTCTATGTCTGGGACGGGACGGACGAGCGCGGCCGGCCGGTGGCGGGCGGCGTCTACCTGTATCGGCTTGAGACGGCCAACTTCACACGGTCGAAGAAGATGATCCTCGTGAAGTGA
- the murA gene encoding UDP-N-acetylglucosamine 1-carboxyvinyltransferase, with amino-acid sequence MDKLVINGSRPLTGQIRVEGSKNAALPIIFGALLIDKGETVIRNVPPLRDIFTTIKVMEHLGAKITYDPKAQVMTVNAEQITENTAPYELMRQMRASFLVLGPILARLGRARVSLPGGCVLGARPVDFHIKGFRALGAKVTEEAGYVIAEAKPLAGGSVYFDRPSHTGTENLLFGTVFAKRRTFIANAACDPEVVDVANFLNKAGARITGAGTPNVVIEPVRRLKAVEYTVSGDRLVAGTFLMAGAITGGRVKVAGCDPEHLRVVLHKLGEMGCTSEATRTTVTVAGPKRLQPVRVTTFPYPGFPTDLQACIMAMACIAEGTSHIRETVFEDRFSHTMEMRRLGADISVSSDEAVINGVSALRGATVMASDIRAGAGIVLAALAAAGRSEILRVYHIDRGYNRIEEKLGALGADITREAE; translated from the coding sequence ATGGACAAGCTGGTTATCAACGGATCGCGGCCGCTTACCGGGCAGATCAGGGTCGAGGGTTCGAAAAACGCCGCGCTGCCGATCATTTTCGGCGCGCTCCTGATCGACAAGGGGGAAACCGTCATTCGCAACGTCCCCCCGCTCCGCGATATCTTCACCACGATCAAGGTGATGGAGCACCTCGGGGCGAAGATCACGTACGATCCGAAGGCGCAGGTGATGACGGTCAATGCCGAGCAGATCACGGAGAATACCGCGCCGTACGAGCTGATGCGCCAGATGCGGGCGTCGTTCCTCGTGCTCGGGCCGATTCTCGCCCGCCTCGGCCGGGCCCGCGTGTCGCTGCCGGGCGGCTGCGTGCTGGGCGCCCGACCGGTGGATTTCCACATCAAAGGGTTCCGGGCACTCGGGGCCAAAGTCACCGAGGAGGCCGGGTACGTCATCGCCGAGGCCAAGCCGCTCGCGGGGGGGTCGGTGTATTTCGACCGGCCCTCCCACACCGGCACCGAGAACCTCCTCTTCGGCACCGTCTTCGCAAAACGGCGGACCTTCATCGCCAACGCCGCCTGCGACCCGGAGGTGGTCGACGTCGCCAATTTTCTGAACAAGGCGGGAGCCCGAATCACGGGCGCGGGCACGCCGAACGTGGTGATCGAGCCGGTCAGGCGGCTGAAGGCGGTGGAGTACACCGTGTCCGGAGACCGGCTGGTCGCCGGCACGTTTCTGATGGCGGGGGCGATCACCGGTGGGCGGGTGAAAGTCGCCGGGTGCGACCCGGAGCACCTCCGGGTGGTGCTCCACAAGCTCGGGGAGATGGGCTGCACATCGGAGGCCACACGCACCACCGTGACCGTCGCCGGCCCGAAACGGCTTCAGCCGGTGCGGGTGACGACTTTTCCCTATCCCGGTTTCCCGACCGACCTGCAGGCCTGCATTATGGCGATGGCCTGTATTGCCGAGGGAACCTCGCATATCCGGGAAACTGTTTTTGAAGACAGGTTCAGCCATACGATGGAGATGCGCCGCCTCGGGGCGGACATCAGCGTGTCCAGCGACGAGGCGGTGATCAACGGCGTTTCCGCGCTGCGCGGGGCGACCGTGATGGCGTCGGACATTCGGGCGGGGGCGGGAATCGTGTTGGCGGCCCTGGCGGCCGCCGGTCGGTCGGAGATACTCCGGGTGTATCATATCGACCGGGGGTATAACCGGATAGAGGAAAAGCTCGGCGCTCTTGGCGCCGATATAACCAGAGAAGCGGAGTAA
- a CDS encoding PD40 domain-containing protein, with the protein MRKSHILAPLLALAAALVVSGTAPAQETYFGKNKVRYKNFDWEYIQTRHFDIHFYEGAYPTAKFAAAVLESAYVEITQELGYHLQEPVPIFVYNSHNDFQQTNIISSLIPEGVGGFTEAFKNRIVIPFTGSYEDFRHVLHHELTHAVIYDLLFGKSLSSLISRNRLFNLPLWFAEGYAEYSSRHGWDYWADMVVRDATINGYLAPPDYVGGYLAYKQGQAMIKYIADKYGEDKLGEILRKGKVYLTMDRALKEAIGIDQEKLWKEFSLEMKRHYWPEIASRKNADEIGRQLTKARKDGSYMNEEPAYSPEGDKIAIFTDRSDYTEIVLISAADGRRVKTLVKAERSGDLESLHSYVSGISWSPDGRSIAFVAKSGGRDAIFLYDVRSGDVKVKRVLPYYNVVSPAWSPDGSRIAFAALKDYKRDLFVYTIATDEVEQITDDRFDDNSPSWVPGANALMFSSDRPHPQSPEARAEVNPYASPGAFMPGDFVYGYYNIFRVDLGDRTVAPVDVGPGQNKTPEVSSDGSRLAFISNRNGIDNIYVQVLATGQCFAVTDILSGVKSLSWSPDNEKIAFEAFHEGAFDIFVLEDLQPSGDHGLLAATDFVKGAYNRAVKQRAGQALASHQEAVDSAAVARPNTAAADTATAFAEGERRGDSLALGAAPDSTQAADTAAVPTGGAPSGATAAAPPDTAAADTARADSAGVVKKTGVYGGEYVFVSEGRRDPLDSVLEEVSPDSIRALREGQVEPEKFDERPAAASDGDYAVKKYKVKFTPDYVGGGVAYDTYFGLRGQTYFIFSDYLGNHQFYVATELVNTIDQSFIQAYYFNSVHRTSFGGGVFHTKNFYLDANDYLFSDRFYGIQLFTTYPFSTFARMQLSGAQIFIDREYHDQYDLRPNRNSKVTTGELAYVADNIVWGITGPVNGTRARLAVEAGVNLFDANDIAFQAASFDYRRYWHFRKTYSMALRLTGGASFGKTPKLYFLGGTTNWIGNRTVDAKVYDVENLYFLDVVTPLRGVEYYELSGNRYGLVNWEFRFPLIDYFVMRFPLGLALTNIQGVIFTDFGAAWTDSDFKFGTSENGHRRLADPKAGFGFGMRANLGFVVLRYDLAWSTDFAEVSARSRSYLSLGADF; encoded by the coding sequence ATGAGAAAATCCCACATTCTCGCCCCGTTGCTCGCCCTGGCCGCCGCCCTGGTCGTCTCCGGGACCGCCCCGGCCCAGGAAACGTATTTCGGGAAGAACAAGGTCCGGTACAAGAACTTCGACTGGGAGTACATCCAGACCCGCCACTTCGATATCCATTTCTATGAAGGGGCGTATCCGACCGCCAAGTTCGCCGCCGCCGTGCTCGAGTCGGCCTACGTGGAGATCACCCAGGAGCTCGGCTACCACCTCCAGGAGCCGGTGCCGATTTTCGTGTACAACTCCCACAACGATTTCCAGCAGACCAACATCATCTCCAGTCTCATTCCCGAAGGGGTGGGCGGTTTCACCGAGGCCTTCAAGAACCGCATCGTGATCCCGTTCACCGGATCCTACGAGGATTTCCGGCACGTGCTCCACCACGAGCTGACCCACGCCGTCATCTACGATCTCCTTTTCGGCAAATCCCTGTCCTCGCTCATCTCGCGCAACCGGCTGTTCAATCTCCCGCTCTGGTTCGCCGAGGGCTATGCGGAGTACTCCTCGCGGCACGGCTGGGACTACTGGGCCGACATGGTGGTGCGCGACGCGACGATCAACGGCTACCTGGCCCCGCCCGACTATGTCGGCGGCTACCTTGCCTACAAGCAGGGGCAGGCCATGATCAAGTACATCGCCGACAAATACGGCGAGGACAAGCTGGGGGAGATCCTGCGCAAGGGGAAGGTCTACCTGACCATGGACCGGGCGCTCAAAGAGGCGATCGGGATTGACCAGGAGAAACTGTGGAAAGAGTTTTCGCTCGAGATGAAGCGGCACTACTGGCCGGAGATTGCGTCCCGCAAAAATGCCGATGAGATCGGGCGGCAGCTCACCAAGGCGCGCAAGGACGGCTCGTACATGAACGAGGAACCGGCCTACTCGCCGGAGGGGGACAAGATCGCCATTTTCACCGACCGCTCCGACTACACCGAGATCGTGCTCATCTCGGCCGCGGACGGGCGCCGGGTCAAGACGCTGGTGAAAGCAGAGCGGTCCGGGGACCTCGAGTCGCTCCATTCCTACGTGTCGGGCATCTCGTGGTCGCCGGACGGCCGGAGCATCGCGTTCGTCGCCAAGTCCGGCGGCCGAGACGCGATCTTCCTGTACGACGTGCGCTCGGGGGACGTGAAAGTGAAACGGGTGCTCCCCTACTACAACGTCGTCTCGCCGGCCTGGTCGCCGGACGGTTCCCGGATCGCTTTTGCGGCGCTCAAGGACTACAAGCGGGACCTGTTCGTCTACACGATCGCGACCGACGAGGTGGAGCAGATCACGGACGATCGGTTTGACGACAATTCGCCCTCGTGGGTGCCGGGCGCGAACGCGCTGATGTTTTCCTCCGACCGGCCCCACCCGCAGTCGCCGGAGGCGCGGGCCGAGGTCAACCCGTATGCCTCCCCCGGCGCCTTCATGCCGGGCGACTTCGTCTACGGGTACTACAACATCTTCCGGGTGGACCTGGGCGACCGGACCGTGGCGCCCGTCGACGTCGGCCCCGGACAGAACAAGACGCCGGAAGTGTCGTCCGACGGATCGCGGCTGGCCTTCATTTCCAACCGGAACGGGATCGACAACATCTATGTCCAGGTGCTCGCGACCGGGCAGTGCTTCGCGGTCACCGACATCCTGAGCGGGGTCAAATCCCTCTCGTGGTCGCCGGACAACGAGAAGATCGCGTTTGAGGCGTTCCACGAAGGGGCGTTCGACATCTTCGTGCTCGAGGATCTGCAGCCTTCAGGTGACCACGGCCTGCTGGCGGCGACGGATTTCGTGAAGGGGGCGTACAACCGGGCGGTGAAACAGCGGGCCGGGCAGGCTCTGGCCTCGCACCAGGAGGCGGTCGACAGCGCCGCGGTGGCGCGCCCCAACACGGCGGCGGCCGACACCGCGACCGCCTTTGCGGAGGGGGAGAGGCGCGGAGACTCGCTCGCCCTGGGGGCGGCGCCGGATTCGACGCAGGCCGCCGACACCGCCGCCGTCCCAACCGGAGGCGCGCCCTCCGGCGCCACCGCCGCCGCCCCGCCCGACACGGCGGCCGCCGACACGGCCCGGGCCGACAGCGCCGGCGTGGTGAAGAAGACCGGCGTGTACGGCGGCGAGTACGTGTTCGTCAGCGAGGGACGCCGCGACCCGCTCGATTCGGTTCTCGAGGAGGTGTCGCCCGACTCGATCCGGGCGCTGCGGGAGGGGCAGGTGGAACCGGAGAAGTTCGATGAGCGGCCGGCGGCCGCCTCCGACGGCGACTACGCGGTGAAGAAGTACAAGGTGAAATTCACGCCCGATTATGTCGGCGGGGGAGTGGCCTACGACACCTATTTCGGTCTGCGCGGTCAGACCTATTTCATTTTCTCCGACTACCTCGGCAACCACCAGTTCTATGTCGCCACCGAACTGGTGAACACGATCGACCAGTCGTTCATTCAGGCGTACTACTTCAACAGCGTCCACCGCACGAGTTTCGGCGGCGGCGTTTTCCACACCAAGAATTTCTACCTCGACGCCAACGACTACCTCTTCTCGGACCGGTTCTACGGGATCCAGCTGTTCACGACCTACCCGTTTTCCACCTTCGCCCGGATGCAGCTCTCGGGAGCGCAGATCTTCATCGACCGGGAGTACCACGACCAGTATGATCTGCGCCCGAACCGCAATTCGAAAGTGACCACCGGGGAGCTGGCCTACGTGGCCGACAACATCGTGTGGGGGATCACCGGTCCGGTGAACGGGACGCGGGCGCGCCTGGCGGTCGAGGCGGGCGTCAATCTCTTCGATGCAAACGACATCGCCTTCCAGGCGGCGAGCTTCGACTACCGCCGCTACTGGCACTTCCGGAAGACCTATTCGATGGCGCTGCGGCTGACCGGCGGAGCGTCGTTCGGAAAGACGCCCAAGCTGTATTTCCTCGGGGGGACGACCAACTGGATCGGGAACCGGACGGTGGATGCGAAGGTGTACGATGTCGAGAACCTGTATTTCCTCGACGTGGTGACGCCGCTGCGGGGGGTGGAGTACTACGAGCTCTCGGGCAACCGCTACGGGCTGGTCAACTGGGAGTTCCGCTTCCCGCTCATCGATTATTTCGTCATGCGTTTCCCGCTCGGGCTGGCGCTGACGAACATCCAGGGCGTGATCTTCACCGACTTCGGCGCGGCGTGGACGGACAGCGATTTCAAGTTCGGCACGAGCGAGAACGGCCACCGTCGGCTGGCGGATCCGAAAGCGGGGTTCGGATTCGGGATGCGGGCGAATCTCGGATTCGTGGTGCTCCGCTATGATCTGGCTTGGTCGACCGATTTCGCGGAGGTGTCGGCGCGCTCGCGCTCATACCTCTCGCTGGGTGCGGATTTCTAG